In Prunus dulcis chromosome 1, ALMONDv2, whole genome shotgun sequence, the following are encoded in one genomic region:
- the LOC117629024 gene encoding adenine nucleotide transporter BT1, chloroplastic/mitochondrial-like: MGRKQIQLFDNKSDGFFSVCNLGFQWSPQEGAYHPGGLFASVSQVGVGFGVSADPPNPRGNGGVKLPYADLYMKYVEGIKNFGVQEEKGEVKKKKGGLKLKVKIANPSLRRLISGAIAGAVSRTAVAPLETIRTHLMVGSSGNSTTEVFNNIMKTDGWKGLFRGNLVNVIRVAPSKAIELFAYDTVNKRLSPKPGEQPKLPIPASLIAGACAGVSSTICTYPLELLKTRLTIQRGVYDGLLDAFLKIVREEGPAELYRGLAPSLIGVIPYAATNYFAYDTLRKAYRKFLKQENIGNIETLLIGSAAGAISSTATFPLEVARKHMQVGALGGRQYTNMLHALASILEHEGVQGLYRGLGPSCMKLVPAAGISFMCYEACKRILVEDKEEA, translated from the exons ATGGGTAGGAAGCAAATTCAACTTTTCGATAATAAGAGTGATGGGTTTTTCTCTGTTTGCAATTTGGGATTTCAATGGAGCCCCCAAGAGGGGGCTTATCATCCTGGAGGCTTATTTGCTAGCGTTAGCCAAGTGGGAGTGGGATTTGGTGTCTCAGCAGACCCTCCGAATCCACGCGGGAATGGCGGCGTGAAGCTTCCATATGCCGACCTGTACATGAAGTATGTGGAGGGCAttaaaaattttggggttcaggaagagaagggagaggtgaagaagaagaaaggtgGTCTTAAATTGAAAGTTAAGATTGCAAACCCTTCACTGAGGAGGTTGATAAGTGGTGCAATAGCTGGGGCGGTGTCACGGACAGCTGTGGCGCCATTAGAGACCATAAGGACGCATTTGATGGTTGGGAGTAGTGGGAATTCTACTACTGAGGTGTTCAACAATATAATGAAGACTGATGGGTGGAAGGGACTGTTTAGGGGAAATCTAGTCAATGTTATTCGGGTTGCACCGAGCAAGGCAATAGAG CTGTTTGCTTATGATACGGTTAATAAGCGCTTGTCACCGAAACCTGGAGAGCAGCCCAAACTTCCAATTCCTGCCTCATTAATTGCAGGTGCCTGTGCTGGAGTAAGCTCGACAATTTGCACATACCCCCTGGAGTTACTGAAGACCCGGTTAACCATTCAG AGGGGCGTTTATGATGGCCTTCTTGATGCATTCTTAAAAATAGTGCGAGAAGAGGGACCTGCAGAACTCTACAGAGGTCTTGCCCCTAGTCTTATTGGAGTAATTCCATATGCTGCCACCAATTACTTTGCTTATGACACATTGCGGAAAGCGTATCGCAAGTTTCTCAAGCAGGAGAATATTGGCAACATTGAAACCCTTTTAATTGGATCAGCAGCCGGTGCTATTTCAAGCACTGCAACTTTCCCACTTGAGGTGGCACGCAAACATATGCAGGTGGGAGCCCTGGGTGGAAGGCAGTATACGAATATGCTTCACGCCCTCGCAAGCATACTTGAACACGAAGGGGTTCAGGGTTTATACAGAGGGCTAGGGCCTAGCTGCATGAAGTTGGTGCCTGCAGCAGGGATTTCTTTTATGTGCTATGAAGCATGCAAGAGGATACTGGTAGAGGACAAAGAGGAAGCGTAG
- the LOC117629045 gene encoding uncharacterized protein At2g34160-like: MEGLTEGVNNLQITDSSYNNKKNRIQVSNTKKPLFFYVNLAKRYMEQNNEVELSALGMAIATVVTIAEILKNNGLAFEKKITTSTIDMREDAGGRPIQKAKIEILLGKSEKFDEIMAADAAAAAVAAEEALEYEQS, from the exons ATGGAGGGTCTCACAGAGGGAGTGAACAACTTGCAAATCACGGACTCATCatacaacaacaagaagaatcGCATCCAAGTCTCAAATACCAAAAAGCCCCTCTTCTTCTATGTCAATCTTGCCAAG AGGTACATGGAGCAGAACAATGAGGTGGAGCTCTCTGCCCTTGGAATGG CTATTGCTACTGTTGTTACCATTGCTGAGATTCTGAAGAACAATGGATTGGCTTTCGAGAAGA AGATCACGACTTCTACAATTGACATGAGGGAGGATGCAGGGGGGCGGCCAATTCAAAAGGCAAAG ATTGAAATACTGCTAGGAAAGTCTGAGAAGTTTGACGAGATAATGGCCgctgatgctgctgctgctgctgttgctgcaGAGGAAGCCCTTGAGTATGAGCAGAGTTGA
- the LOC117629034 gene encoding uncharacterized protein LOC117629034, with protein MSLSFLVMEGISRDQSQYCVAWYVICGSKELLGIGERINATTRRGNTDSMTRKREVFKCKWRCENSFSAEESYHGAMSGTKRHANRKAEELEKLCNARFALFLTIQRVIFQSRQGTRPRPEKASPSSKKCKKPNLCCLCVDLFH; from the exons ATGTCATTGAGTTTTCTTGTCATGGAAGGAATAAGCCGAGATCAATCTCAATATTGTGTGGCTTGGTATGTCATATGTGGCTCCAAAG aatTACTTGGAATAGGAGAGAGGATTAACGCCACAACAAGAAGGGGCAACACTG ATTCAATGACCAGAAAAAGGGAGGTCTTTAAATGCAAATGGCGGTGCGAAAATAGTTTCTCGGCAGAGGAGTCTTATCACGGAGCAATGTCTGGCACGAAGAGGCACGCGAACAGGAAAGCAGAGGAGCTTGAAAAACTATGCAATGCTAGGTTTGCATTGTTTCTTACGATCCAAAGGGTAATTTTTCAGTCTCGCCAAGGGACCCGGCCAAGGCCAGAGAAAGCATCACCGAGTTCAAAAAAATGTAAGAAACCCAATTTGTGTTGCTTGTGTGTAGACTTGTTTCATTAG